One window of the Salvia splendens isolate huo1 chromosome 1, SspV2, whole genome shotgun sequence genome contains the following:
- the LOC121805430 gene encoding uncharacterized protein LOC121805430: protein MSRAMFMRIVNALEQRYLYFCFRHDAAGKPGHTPIQKCTAAIRQLAYGGTADMWDEYLHIGETTSLECLKYFCQAVIEVFGDQYLRKPTREDCRDLLRMHGEQHGFPGMLGSIDCMHWEWRNCPAAWKGFYTTGYKGKNPTMILEAVADYRMWIWHAYFGIAGSNNDLNVLNSSPLFNEQCQGVGPAISFVANGNRHDMGYYLADGIYPRWPVFVKTIRCPGDEKKAYFAARQESARKDVERAFGVLQARWAAVRGPTRLWHVDCIADIMYACIIMHNMIVE, encoded by the coding sequence atgagcagagccatgtttatgcgtattgttaacgccttggagcagcgatatctgtatttctgcttcaggcacgatgctgctggcaaacccggccacacaccaattcaaaagtgcactgcggcaatccggcagttggcttACGGAGGcacggcagacatgtgggacgagtacctccacatcggtgagacgacttccctggaatgtttgaagtatttctgtcaagccgtgattgaagtattcggtgatcagtatctccgaaagcctacccgcGAAGATTGCCGGGATCTGCTGAGGATGCATGGGgagcagcatgggttcccgggaatgttaggcagcatagattgtatgcattgggagtggaggaactgtcccgctgcctggaaggggttctacacgaccggctacaagggaaagaatcccacgatgatcctcgaggccgtagctgattaccggatgtggatttggcatgcgtactttgggatagccggttcgaacaacgacctaaacgtcctcaactcctCGCCCCtattcaacgagcagtgccagggcgtcggtccggccatcagttttgtcgccaacggcaaccggcatgatatgggctactacttggcggatgggatataccctaggtggcccgtctttgtgaagacgatccgatgcccaggagatgagaagaaggcctactttgcggcacggcaggagtccgcgcgcaaggacgtggagcgcgcatttggtgtgctccaggctcgatgggcggcggttaggggtccaacgcgtttgtggcacgtcgactgcattgctgatataatgtacgcctgtattatcatgcacaacatgattgtcgaa